From the genome of Neodiprion pinetum isolate iyNeoPine1 chromosome 3, iyNeoPine1.2, whole genome shotgun sequence, one region includes:
- the LOC124214555 gene encoding transmembrane protein 53 yields MSEQDDLEYYIKFPTPYPPAPKDPSSGNTTAEPHEEFVFVYDEDKLPVVILLGWAGCQDKYLAKYSAIYEEKSCVTLRYTAPVECLFWKRYRMRDIGRRLVQVIADMNLHEHPIFFHVFSNGGAFLYQHVSFAMQQLETPLKVKGVIFDSAPGERRISSLFRAISAILGGHPFTNIPMSFVITIFLSILWLFEVIAQSLKEGCPIPTNPIALAEETHSWPQLFLYSNTDDLIPAKDVEKFASRRAARGVRVQMVRFTDSPHVKHYAAYREVYINIVCTFIHECLIPDNSSDLKEASHHREPAERPRLTKRVVLPSEASKPLM; encoded by the exons ATGTCTGAACAGGATGATCTCGAGTATTATATTAAATTCCCAACACCTTATCCACCGGCTCCGAAGGACCCTTCATCCGGAAACACTACCGCAGAGCCTCATGAGGAATTTGTATTCGTATACGACGAAGACAAATTACCAGTGGTCATCCTCTTAGGATGGGCCGGCTGCCAGGACAAATATCTCGCTAAATACAGCGCgatttacgaagaaaaaag cTGCGTAACCCTTAGGTATACCGCACCGGTGGAATGTTTGTTCTGGAAGCGTTATCGAATGAGGGATATAGGGAGAAGGCTCGTCCAAGTCATTGCGGATATGAATTTACACGAGCATCCAATCTTCTTCCATGTGTTCAGTAATGGGGGTGCATTTCTTTACCAACATGTCAGCTTCGCTATGCAGCAGCTGGAAACACCATTGAAG GTGAAAGGTGTGATATTCGATAGTGCACCGGGCGAACGAAGAATAAGCTCCTTGTTTCGGGCAATCAGTGCCATTCTTGGCGGACATCCCTTTACTAACATACCGATGTCCTTCGTCATCACAATCTTCCTTTCAATCTTGTGGCTTTTCGAA GTCATCGCACAATCTTTGAAGGAAGGTTGCCCAATCCCGACGAATCCCATAGCACTTGCTGAAGAAACGCACTCTTGGCCACAACTGTTTCTTTATTCCAATACTGACGACCTCATACCAGCCAAA gatgtagaaaaatttgcCAGTCGGCGCGCTGCCAGAGGAGTCCGAGTACAAATGGTCAGATTCACAGACTCGCCTCACGTCAAACATTACGCTGCTTATCGGGAGGTCTATATCAACATTGTCTGTACCTTCATTCACGAGTGTTTGATACCCGATAACTCGTCAGATCTGAAAGAAGCTAGCCACCATAGAGAGCCTGCCGAAAGGCCACGACTAACAAAAAGAGTCGTACTTCCAAGTGAGGCCTCGAAACCATTGATGTAA
- the LOC124214844 gene encoding uncharacterized protein isoform X1: MQRKGLSDQRESYNMPRLAMLPRTSRIVALCSAANFINAADRVIMPIAIVPMTDQYRWNLHWQGWILSAFAFGYFTSQVIGASTANRFGCKTVLMSAVLLWSISTVITPLLAHSIPMLIICRVILGLGEGLGLPVIFHLFAHNVPVEERSRAFGYLVAAGSVGQVVASVICPHMSWPNGFYLFGSLGILWTLLWMLLYRESNTQDEIPLFLPKVAQNRNMHWTELITHWPLWALYIAHFAMNWSNYIIMQWLPTYLARNLSAYKESISLTALPYIVNSLVGIVAGHSADNLIQKRWSVLSVRRLMTSIGLIGPGAFLLAFCAVDNLLAAVIFVSISMGLCACNSAGHLSNHADVAPNHAGITFAISNTIATIPGILCGPLTAELVTASQGRWMPVFVLAAAVNFTGAIIYHTHSSALQVL, encoded by the exons ATGCAACGCAAAGGTTTGAG TGATCAACGAGAATCATACAACATGCCGCGGCTAGCTATGCTCCCCAGGACTTCCAGAATCGTTGCATTATGTTCCGCTGCAAATTTCATCAATGCAGCTGACAGGGTAATCATGCCGATTGCCATCGTTCCTATGACCGACCAGTACAGATGGAATCTTCATTGGCAAGGCTGGATCTTGTCGGCGTTTGCATTTGGCTATTTCACAAGCCAG GTTATCGGAGCAAGTACGGCTAATCGATTTGGTTGTAAAACTGTTTTGATGTCGGCAGTTTTGCTATGGTCAATTAGCACGGTCATCACACCTCTATTGGCCCATTCGATACCCATGCTCATCATATGTCGAGTTATTCTTGGACTCGGAGAAGGTTTAG gTCTTCCAGTTATATTTCACCTGTTTGCTCATAACGTACCAGTTGAGGAGAGATCGCGTGCATTTGGGTATCTTGTAGCTGCGGGATCCGTTGGCCAAGTGGTAGCGTCGGTT ATTTGTCCGCACATGTCCTGGCCAAACGGATTTTACTTGTTTGGGAGCCTCGGAATCCTTTGGACTTTATTGTGGATGTTACTTTATAGAGAGTCAAACACTCAAGACGAAATACCATTGTTTTTACCCAAA GTGGCTCAAAATCGAAATATGCACTGGACAGAACTGATAACTCACTGGCCTCTTTGGGCATTGTATATAGCTCATTTTGCAATGAATTGGAGCAACTACATAATCATGCAATGGTTACCGACTTATTTGGCACGAAATTTATCTGCCTACAAGGAAAGCATCAGTTTAACAGCTTTGCCGTACATTGTAAACTCGCTTGTCGGTATTG TTGCTGGTCACAGTGCGGATAATTTGATTCAAAAAAGGTGGTCAGTCTTATCTGTAAGGAGATTGATGACTAGCATCGGCTTAATCGGTCCAGGGGCATTTTTGCTCGCCTTTTGCGCCGTTGACAACTTACTTGCAGCTGTGAT ATTTGTGTCAATTTCGATGGGACTTTGCGCTTGCAATTCGGCAGGTCATCTCAGCAATCACGCCGATGTAGCTCCTAATCATGCTGGCATAACTTTTGCTATATCAAACACAATa gCTACCATACCTGGAATTCTCTGTGGTCCATTGACTGCCGAATTAGTGACAGCCTCGCAGGGTCGATGGATGCCAGTCTTCGTTCTGGCAGCTGCAGTGAATTTTACTGGTGCGATAATTTATCACACACATAGTTCTGCGCTCCAAGTGTTATAA
- the LOC124214844 gene encoding uncharacterized protein isoform X2, which produces MPRLAMLPRTSRIVALCSAANFINAADRVIMPIAIVPMTDQYRWNLHWQGWILSAFAFGYFTSQVIGASTANRFGCKTVLMSAVLLWSISTVITPLLAHSIPMLIICRVILGLGEGLGLPVIFHLFAHNVPVEERSRAFGYLVAAGSVGQVVASVICPHMSWPNGFYLFGSLGILWTLLWMLLYRESNTQDEIPLFLPKVAQNRNMHWTELITHWPLWALYIAHFAMNWSNYIIMQWLPTYLARNLSAYKESISLTALPYIVNSLVGIVAGHSADNLIQKRWSVLSVRRLMTSIGLIGPGAFLLAFCAVDNLLAAVIFVSISMGLCACNSAGHLSNHADVAPNHAGITFAISNTIATIPGILCGPLTAELVTASQGRWMPVFVLAAAVNFTGAIIYHTHSSALQVL; this is translated from the exons ATGCCGCGGCTAGCTATGCTCCCCAGGACTTCCAGAATCGTTGCATTATGTTCCGCTGCAAATTTCATCAATGCAGCTGACAGGGTAATCATGCCGATTGCCATCGTTCCTATGACCGACCAGTACAGATGGAATCTTCATTGGCAAGGCTGGATCTTGTCGGCGTTTGCATTTGGCTATTTCACAAGCCAG GTTATCGGAGCAAGTACGGCTAATCGATTTGGTTGTAAAACTGTTTTGATGTCGGCAGTTTTGCTATGGTCAATTAGCACGGTCATCACACCTCTATTGGCCCATTCGATACCCATGCTCATCATATGTCGAGTTATTCTTGGACTCGGAGAAGGTTTAG gTCTTCCAGTTATATTTCACCTGTTTGCTCATAACGTACCAGTTGAGGAGAGATCGCGTGCATTTGGGTATCTTGTAGCTGCGGGATCCGTTGGCCAAGTGGTAGCGTCGGTT ATTTGTCCGCACATGTCCTGGCCAAACGGATTTTACTTGTTTGGGAGCCTCGGAATCCTTTGGACTTTATTGTGGATGTTACTTTATAGAGAGTCAAACACTCAAGACGAAATACCATTGTTTTTACCCAAA GTGGCTCAAAATCGAAATATGCACTGGACAGAACTGATAACTCACTGGCCTCTTTGGGCATTGTATATAGCTCATTTTGCAATGAATTGGAGCAACTACATAATCATGCAATGGTTACCGACTTATTTGGCACGAAATTTATCTGCCTACAAGGAAAGCATCAGTTTAACAGCTTTGCCGTACATTGTAAACTCGCTTGTCGGTATTG TTGCTGGTCACAGTGCGGATAATTTGATTCAAAAAAGGTGGTCAGTCTTATCTGTAAGGAGATTGATGACTAGCATCGGCTTAATCGGTCCAGGGGCATTTTTGCTCGCCTTTTGCGCCGTTGACAACTTACTTGCAGCTGTGAT ATTTGTGTCAATTTCGATGGGACTTTGCGCTTGCAATTCGGCAGGTCATCTCAGCAATCACGCCGATGTAGCTCCTAATCATGCTGGCATAACTTTTGCTATATCAAACACAATa gCTACCATACCTGGAATTCTCTGTGGTCCATTGACTGCCGAATTAGTGACAGCCTCGCAGGGTCGATGGATGCCAGTCTTCGTTCTGGCAGCTGCAGTGAATTTTACTGGTGCGATAATTTATCACACACATAGTTCTGCGCTCCAAGTGTTATAA
- the LOC124214848 gene encoding NFU1 iron-sulfur cluster scaffold homolog, mitochondrial — translation MFAKTTVLSRSINCGSIFARQSLRTINNAKRLHNCSKSYMQRPFLWQSTTRFNELHKRNMFIQTQDTPNPNSLKFLPGVAVLEPGQTMDFPTGSDAYCSPLAKMLFRIEGVKSIFFGSDFITVTKVDEDVDWKLIKPEVFATIMDFFASGLPVLTEAQPSLDTKIQDDDDETVQMIKELLDTRIRPTVQEDGGDIVYMGFVDGIVKLKMQGSCTSCPSSVVTLKNGVQNMMQFYIPEVQGVEQVEDESDRAAKEEFEKLETKIQTSKTSNEH, via the exons ATGTTCGCAAAAACAACAGTTCTCAGTCGTTCGATAAACTGTGGGTCAATTTTTGCACGACAAAGTTTACG GACTATCAACAATGCTAAGCGTCTTCACAACTGTAGCAAATCTTACATGCAAAGGCCTTTCCTTTGGCAGTCAACCACTAGATTCAACGAATTGCATAAACGCAATATGTTTATACAAACTCAAGACACGCCAAATCCCAATAGTTTGAAGTTTCTACCTGGAGTTGCCGTCCTCGAACCAGGACAAACAATGGATTTTCCTACAGGATCAGATGCATATTGTTCGCCATTGGCAAAGATGCTTTTCAGAATTGAAGGAGTGAAGTCGATATTTTTTGGGTCTGATTTTATCACTGTAACTAAAGTTGACGAAGACGTCGATTGGAAGCTCATAAAGCCAGAAGTATTTGCTACTATAATGGATTTTTTTGCTAGCGGATTGCCTGTTCTTACTGAAGCACAGCCATCGCTAGATACAA AGATTCAGGATGATGACGATGAAACTGTTCAAATGATAAAAGAACTTCTTGACACAAGAATCAGGCCCACAGTCCAAGAAGATGGAGGAGACATTGTGTACATG GGTTTCGTAGATGGGATAGTAAAGCTAAAAATGCAAGGTTCTTGTACCAGCTGCCCCAGTTCCGTAGTGACATTGAAAAACGGTGTGCAAAATATGatgcaattttatattcctgaaGTTCAGGGTGTCGAACAAGTCGAAGATGAATCAGATCGAGCAGCGAAGGaagaatttgagaaattaGAGACAAAGATTCAGACAAGCAAGACCAGTAACGAACACTAG
- the Rack1 gene encoding small ribosomal subunit protein RACK1, whose translation MSETLQLRGTLRGHNGWVTQIATNPKYPDMILSSSRDKTLIVWKLTRDDANYGIPQKRLYGHSHFISDVVLSSDGNYALSGSWDKTLRLWDLAAGRTTRRFEDHTKDVLSVAFSVDNRQIVSGSRDKTIKLWNTLAECKYTIQDDGHSDWVSCVRFSPNHSNPIIVSAGWDRVVKVWNLTNCRLKINHNGHTGYLNTVTVSPDGSLCASGGKDCKAMLWDLNDGKHLHTLDHNDIITALCFSPNRYWLCAAFGPSIKIWDLESKEMVEELKPEVVSATSKAEPAQCLSLAWSTDGQTLFAGYSDNTIRVWQVSVSSR comes from the exons ATGTCGGAAACTTTGCAACTCAGAGGGACCCTTCGGGGCCACAATGGATGGGTTACCCAAATTGCAACCAACCCGAAATATCCTGATATGATTCTGTCGTCTTCACGCG ACAAAACTTTGATCGTATGGAAGTTAACACGTGATGATGCCAATTATGGTATACCACAAAAGCGTCTTTATGGTCACTCGCATTTTATCAGTGATGTCGTGCTTTCATCTGACGGTAACTACGCTTTGTCTGGATCATGGGACAAGACTCTGCGTCTTTGGGATTTGGCTGCGGGTCGCACAACCAGGAGGTTTGAAGACCATACCAAG GATGTCCTCAGCGTCGCATTCTCTGTAGACAATCGGCAAATTGTTTCTGGATCTCGAGACAAGACTATCAAGTTGTGGAACACACTTGCCGAATGTAAATACACCATTCAAGATGATGGTCACAGTGATTGGGTCAGCTGCGTTCGATTCTCTCCTAACCACTCCAATCCCATCATTGTTTCTGCTGGATGGGATCGCGTTGTTAAG GTCTGGAACTTGACGAACTGTCGTCTAAAGATCAACCATAATGGGCACACTGGGTACCTTAACACAGTAACTGTCTCTCCAGATGGTTCCCTCTGTGCTTCCGGTGGCaag GATTGCAAAGCAATGCTGTGGGATTTGAATGATGGAAAGCACTTGCATACGCTGGACCACAATGACATCATCACCGCCTTATGCTTCAGCCCGAACCGTTATTGGCTCTGTGCCGCATTCGGGCCATCGATCAAGATCTGGGATCTTGAAAGCAAGGAAATGGTCGAGGAACTGAAACCCGAAGTTGTGTCTGCCACCAGCAAGGCTGAGCCCGCTCAGTGTCTTTCTTTGGCTTGGTCCACGGACGGACAAACGCTGTTTGCCGGTTACTCGGACAACACCATTCGCGTTTGGCAGGTGTCTGTGTCCAGTCGATAA
- the mts gene encoding serine/threonine-protein phosphatase 2A catalytic subunit beta isoform, with protein sequence MEEKAVTSLKELDQWIEQLNECKQLTESQVKTLCEKAKEILAKESNVQEVKCPVTVCGDVHGQFHDLMELFRIGGKSPDTNYLFMGDYVDRGYYSVETVTLLVALKVRYRERITILRGNHESRQITQVYGFYDECLRKYGNANVWKFFTDLFDYLPLTALVDGQIFCLHGGLSPSIDTLDHIRALDRLQEVPHEGPMCDLLWSDPDDRGGWGISPRGAGYTFGQDISETFNHSNGLTLVSRAHQLVMEGYNWCHDRNVVTIFSAPNYCYRCGNQAAIMELDDALKYSFLQFDPAPRRGEPHVTRRTPDYFL encoded by the exons ATGGAGGAGAAGGCAGTGACGTCTCTGAAAGAGCTTGACCAATGGATCGAACAGTTGAACGAGTGCAAACAACTGACAGAAAGTCAAGTTAAAACTTTATGCGAAAAG gcAAAAGAAATATTGGCCAAGGAGTCGAATGTTCAGGAGGTAAAATGTCCTGTGACGGTATGCGGAGATGTTCACGGACAGTTTCACGACCTGATGGAGCTGTTCCGAATAGGTGGCAAATCACCTGATACAAATTATCTCTTCATGGGGGATTACGTCGATCGTGGATATTATTCTGTTGAGACCGTTACTCTCCTTGTTGCGCTCAAG GTGAGGTATCGAGAAAGAATAACGATTTTGCGTGGTAATCACGAGTCTAGACAGATTACACAGGTTTACGGATTTTATGACGAGTGTCTGCGCAAGTATGGAAATGCGAATGTATGGAAATTCTTTACCGATCTGTTTGACTATCTGCCACTCACCGCATTGGTCGATGGTCAGATATTCTGTCTTCATGGAGGGTTATCACCTTCCATCGATACTCTCGATCACATCAGAGCATTGGATCGTCTTCAAGAAGTTCCGCATGAG GGTCCAATGTGCGATCTACTCTGGTCAGACCCCGATGACAGAGGAGGATGGGGTATCTCGCCTCGTGGAGCAGGATACACCTTTGGCCAAGACATTTCTGAGACGTTCAATCACTCTAATGGTCTAACTCTTGTATCGCGAGCTCATCAGCTGGTAATGGAAGGATATAATTG gTGTCACGATCGTAATGTTGTGACTATTTTTTCGGCGCCCAACTATTGCTATCGCTGCGGAAATCAAGCGGCGATTATGGAACTGGATGATGCATTGAAATATTCATT CCTTCAGTTTGATCCAGCACCGAGACGCGGTGAGCCGCACGTTACTAGGCGGACGCCAGACTACTTCCTctaa
- the LOC124214846 gene encoding solute carrier family 25 member 16 isoform X1 — MSFATKSEKKNAEFVFKSLVSGGVAGMCSKTAVAPLDRIKILLQAHSQHYKHLGVFAGLKEIVQREAFFALYKGNGAQMVRIFPYAATQFTAFEIYKKYLGGLLGSRTQLDKFLAGSGAGVTAVTLTYPLDTIRARLAFQVTGEHVYTGIAHTAASIFKQEGGIKALYRGFMPTICGMVPYAGLSFYSFEKFKFFCMKYAPNYLCNKCNRNTGGLVLTLPAKLLCGGFAGAVAQSVSYPLDVTRRRMQLAMMNPATHKFGSGMVATMKLIYLENGIIKGLYRGMSINYLRAVPMVAVSFATYELMKQLLDLDTGMKL, encoded by the exons ATGTCTTTTGCAacaaaaagtgagaaaaagaaCGCCGAGTTCGTTTTTAAAAGCCTTGTTTCCGGCG GTGTCGCAGGTATGTGTTCGAAAACTGCGGTTGCACCATTAgacagaataaaaatattgttacaagCACACAGTCAACATTACAAGCATTTAG GCGTTTTTGCTGGACTAAAAGAAATAGTTCAACGTGAGGCTTTTTTTGCCTTATATAAAGGAAATGGTGCACAAATGGTCAGAATTTTTCCTTATGCTGCAACACAATTTACTGCCTTTGAGATATACAAAAAG TATTTAGGAGGATTACTGGGTAGTCGCACCCAATTAGATAAATTCCTGGCTGGTTCAGGAGCTGGAGTAACCGCTGTAACTTTGACGTATCCACTCGATACCATAAGAGCACGTTTGGCATTTCAAGTCACCGGAGAACATGTTTACACTGGAATAGCACATACGGCTGCTAGTATTTTCAAGCAG gAAGGTGGAATCAAAGCCTTATACAGAGGATTTATGCCTACAATATGCGGAATGGTTCCATACGCAGGCTTGTCATTCTACTCTTTCGAAAAGTTCAAGTTCTTCTGTATGAAGTACGCACCAAATTATTTGTGCAACAAATGCAACAGAAATACTG GTGGATTAGTCCTAACATTGCCAGCCAAGCTGCTGTGTGGTGGCTTTGCAGGGGCAGTTGCTCAAAGTGTTTCCTATCCCTTAGATGTAACTAGACGGCGAATGCAATTAGCTATGATGAATCCGGCTACCCATAAATTTgg GTCGGGAATGGTTGCAACAATGAAGCTTATTTACCTAGAAAATGGGATCATCAAAGGACTTTACCGTGGAATGAGTATAAACTATCTTAGAGCTGTCCCCATGGTAGCTGTAAGTTTTGCCACGTATGAATTAATGAAGCAATTGCTCGATCTAGATACAggtatgaaattataa
- the LOC124214846 gene encoding solute carrier family 25 member 16 isoform X2 codes for MIIVYNLCVAGMCSKTAVAPLDRIKILLQAHSQHYKHLGVFAGLKEIVQREAFFALYKGNGAQMVRIFPYAATQFTAFEIYKKYLGGLLGSRTQLDKFLAGSGAGVTAVTLTYPLDTIRARLAFQVTGEHVYTGIAHTAASIFKQEGGIKALYRGFMPTICGMVPYAGLSFYSFEKFKFFCMKYAPNYLCNKCNRNTGGLVLTLPAKLLCGGFAGAVAQSVSYPLDVTRRRMQLAMMNPATHKFGSGMVATMKLIYLENGIIKGLYRGMSINYLRAVPMVAVSFATYELMKQLLDLDTGMKL; via the exons ATGATTATCGTGTATAATCTTT GTGTCGCAGGTATGTGTTCGAAAACTGCGGTTGCACCATTAgacagaataaaaatattgttacaagCACACAGTCAACATTACAAGCATTTAG GCGTTTTTGCTGGACTAAAAGAAATAGTTCAACGTGAGGCTTTTTTTGCCTTATATAAAGGAAATGGTGCACAAATGGTCAGAATTTTTCCTTATGCTGCAACACAATTTACTGCCTTTGAGATATACAAAAAG TATTTAGGAGGATTACTGGGTAGTCGCACCCAATTAGATAAATTCCTGGCTGGTTCAGGAGCTGGAGTAACCGCTGTAACTTTGACGTATCCACTCGATACCATAAGAGCACGTTTGGCATTTCAAGTCACCGGAGAACATGTTTACACTGGAATAGCACATACGGCTGCTAGTATTTTCAAGCAG gAAGGTGGAATCAAAGCCTTATACAGAGGATTTATGCCTACAATATGCGGAATGGTTCCATACGCAGGCTTGTCATTCTACTCTTTCGAAAAGTTCAAGTTCTTCTGTATGAAGTACGCACCAAATTATTTGTGCAACAAATGCAACAGAAATACTG GTGGATTAGTCCTAACATTGCCAGCCAAGCTGCTGTGTGGTGGCTTTGCAGGGGCAGTTGCTCAAAGTGTTTCCTATCCCTTAGATGTAACTAGACGGCGAATGCAATTAGCTATGATGAATCCGGCTACCCATAAATTTgg GTCGGGAATGGTTGCAACAATGAAGCTTATTTACCTAGAAAATGGGATCATCAAAGGACTTTACCGTGGAATGAGTATAAACTATCTTAGAGCTGTCCCCATGGTAGCTGTAAGTTTTGCCACGTATGAATTAATGAAGCAATTGCTCGATCTAGATACAggtatgaaattataa